A region of Streptomyces paludis DNA encodes the following proteins:
- a CDS encoding YcnI family copper-binding membrane protein, producing MAATALLLLAGPASAHVSVQPQGEAAKGGYATISFKVPNERDNASTTKLEVNFPADHPLASVMPQPVPGWDVKVTKDKLAKPLEMHGNTITEAVTKVTWTATGGKTGPGIGPGQFQQFPLSVGQLPEDTDQLTFKTLQTYDNKEVVRWIDETEEGADEPESPAPVLKLSAATGDGHGAPSDKPSAETASHDDDAADDSDTAASTAAASSSSDSDTTARVLSVIAIVIGAAGVAFGVLAGRRRTTT from the coding sequence ATCGCCGCGACCGCGCTTCTGCTGCTGGCGGGCCCCGCCTCGGCGCATGTCAGCGTGCAGCCGCAGGGCGAGGCCGCCAAGGGCGGTTACGCCACGATCAGCTTCAAGGTTCCCAACGAGCGGGACAACGCCTCCACCACCAAGCTCGAGGTGAACTTCCCCGCCGACCACCCGCTGGCGTCCGTCATGCCGCAGCCGGTGCCGGGCTGGGACGTCAAGGTCACCAAGGACAAGCTCGCCAAGCCGCTGGAGATGCACGGCAACACGATCACCGAGGCCGTCACCAAGGTGACCTGGACCGCGACCGGCGGCAAGACCGGACCGGGCATCGGACCGGGCCAGTTCCAGCAGTTCCCCCTCTCGGTCGGACAGCTCCCCGAGGACACCGACCAGTTGACGTTCAAGACCCTCCAGACGTACGACAACAAGGAGGTCGTCCGCTGGATCGACGAGACCGAGGAAGGCGCCGATGAGCCCGAGAGCCCCGCGCCCGTCCTGAAGCTCAGCGCGGCCACCGGGGACGGGCACGGCGCCCCGAGCGACAAGCCCAGCGCCGAGACCGCCTCGCACGACGACGACGCGGCGGACGACAGCGACACCGCCGCCTCGACGGCCGCCGCCTCGTCCTCCTCCGACAGCGACACCACGGCCCGTGTGCTCAGTGTGATCGCCATTGTCATCGGCGCGGCCGGGGTCGCGTTCGGAGTCCTGGCCGGCCGGCGCCGCACCACGACCTGA
- a CDS encoding SCO family protein — MRKKTVTSAAALAVAAALTLSACSSDDASSKPIADISASAKTQAATVLDQPFKKPNLVLTDTKGKSYDLREATEGKPTLIYFGYTNCPDVCPLTMSNIAIAMKSLSAADREKLQVIFVTTDPERDTSAELAKWLPSAGDPSFIGLTGDFPTIQAGARQLGIGIDAPKKEKNGTVVSMHGTQVIAFSPKTDAGYVLYGEDATADDYAKDLPKIIKGENP; from the coding sequence ATGCGCAAGAAGACCGTGACCAGCGCCGCCGCCCTCGCTGTGGCAGCCGCACTCACCCTGTCCGCCTGCTCCAGCGACGACGCCTCCTCCAAGCCGATCGCCGATATCTCGGCCTCTGCGAAGACCCAGGCCGCGACCGTGCTCGACCAGCCCTTCAAGAAGCCGAACCTCGTCCTCACCGACACCAAGGGGAAGTCCTACGACCTCCGCGAGGCCACCGAGGGCAAGCCCACCCTGATCTACTTCGGCTACACCAACTGCCCGGACGTCTGCCCGCTGACGATGAGCAACATCGCCATCGCCATGAAGTCGCTGTCCGCGGCCGACCGCGAGAAGCTCCAGGTCATCTTCGTCACCACCGACCCGGAACGGGACACCTCCGCCGAACTCGCCAAGTGGCTGCCCAGCGCCGGTGATCCATCCTTCATCGGCCTGACCGGCGACTTCCCCACCATCCAGGCGGGCGCCCGCCAGCTCGGCATCGGGATCGACGCGCCCAAGAAGGAGAAGAACGGCACCGTCGTCTCCATGCACGGCACCCAGGTCATCGCCTTCTCCCCGAAGACCGACGCCGGCTATGTCCTGTACGGCGAGGACGCCACCGCGGACGACTACGCCAAGGACCTGCCGAAGATCATCAAGGGGGAGAACCCGTGA
- a CDS encoding copper chaperone PCu(A)C, which translates to MTRRSSLGLCGSLTAAAVLVVTGCSSSSSSVSSSSGAAPSLKVSGAYMPKPVSDMAAGFLTVTNSGRSADRLTSITSTISDSVTIHRTENQAMREVKSFDIPAGGELDLERGGSHIMFMNLKERPAQGQEVGIELHFEKTDPIKVELPVKETNYNPATR; encoded by the coding sequence GTGACCCGCCGCTCCTCTCTGGGGCTCTGCGGCAGCCTCACGGCGGCCGCGGTCCTGGTGGTGACCGGCTGTTCCTCGTCGTCCTCCTCCGTGTCCTCCTCTTCCGGAGCCGCGCCCAGCCTGAAGGTCAGCGGCGCCTATATGCCGAAGCCCGTCAGTGACATGGCGGCCGGCTTCCTCACCGTCACCAACAGCGGTCGCTCCGCCGACCGACTCACCTCCATCACCAGCACCATCTCCGACAGCGTCACCATCCACCGCACCGAGAACCAGGCCATGCGGGAGGTGAAGTCCTTCGACATCCCCGCCGGCGGGGAACTGGATCTCGAACGCGGTGGCAGCCACATCATGTTCATGAACCTCAAGGAGCGGCCGGCCCAGGGCCAAGAGGTCGGCATCGAGCTGCACTTCGAGAAGACCGACCCCATCAAGGTCGAACTTCCCGTGAAGGAGACCAACTACAACCCGGCCACCCGCTGA